One region of Vibrio cidicii genomic DNA includes:
- a CDS encoding glycoside hydrolase family 32 protein, which yields MRPLTSDSYRPKFHFTPPFGWLNDPNGLVCINDEYHLFYQYHPFDTVWGPMHWGHAVSKDLLNWIHMPVALKPDRFGACFSGSAVIDWKNSSGFFDKQNTHPGVVAFYTANFQPKDGSAWIQSQHVAVSRDGGKSWSKEKNSLVLENPGLLDFRDPKVFRHDESEAWIMVVSEGQDIGIYRSIDMQNWKKSSVFGATAGAHDDSALECPDLFPLTFENKTYWVLVAGVQHCGPTGGTGTQYFVGAFDGYQFVNENSDESVLWLDHGRDFYAAQSWSDVADGRRIAIAWMSNNLYADSIPTSHWRGAMSVPRELELTNIEGRLRLVSKLPHQWLDAQPSDLESNVLLSEGNTLQLSSDFQVGITRFSLSLSVGSDIEYYPFGNDAICYTFSRSESGLTVTTKRNVLDQNGSSKYEIHFAYESELKLPARELMDLLHVSDACSSEMQLLDGLYSFTNLVFCPEPLSPRLACTKGSVSVAESRFQRVT from the coding sequence ATGAGACCTCTAACCAGCGATAGTTATCGCCCTAAGTTTCACTTTACACCGCCTTTTGGCTGGTTGAATGACCCCAATGGCCTAGTTTGTATTAATGACGAATATCATCTCTTTTATCAGTATCACCCTTTTGACACTGTATGGGGCCCCATGCACTGGGGGCATGCAGTATCTAAAGATCTTTTAAATTGGATTCATATGCCAGTCGCGCTTAAACCGGATAGGTTTGGTGCTTGTTTTTCCGGTAGCGCCGTTATTGACTGGAAAAATTCAAGTGGCTTTTTTGATAAGCAGAATACTCACCCAGGTGTAGTTGCATTTTATACCGCAAATTTTCAGCCCAAAGACGGCTCAGCTTGGATTCAGAGCCAACATGTTGCCGTCAGTCGTGACGGTGGCAAAAGTTGGAGCAAGGAGAAAAACAGCCTTGTATTAGAGAATCCTGGGTTACTTGATTTTCGAGATCCCAAGGTGTTTCGCCATGATGAGTCAGAGGCATGGATTATGGTTGTTTCAGAAGGACAGGATATTGGAATTTACCGCTCAATAGACATGCAAAATTGGAAGAAATCCAGCGTATTTGGTGCTACTGCTGGGGCTCATGATGATAGTGCTCTGGAATGTCCTGATCTTTTTCCGCTTACATTTGAGAATAAAACATATTGGGTATTGGTAGCCGGTGTGCAGCATTGCGGACCGACGGGCGGAACTGGTACCCAGTATTTTGTAGGTGCCTTCGATGGGTATCAATTTGTGAATGAAAACTCAGATGAAAGTGTGCTGTGGTTGGATCATGGCCGTGATTTCTACGCAGCACAAAGTTGGTCTGATGTTGCGGACGGCCGACGTATCGCTATCGCTTGGATGAGCAATAATTTGTATGCAGATAGCATCCCTACCTCCCATTGGCGAGGAGCGATGAGTGTCCCGAGAGAACTAGAGTTAACGAACATAGAGGGTAGACTACGCTTGGTTAGTAAGCTCCCTCATCAGTGGCTAGATGCACAACCTTCGGATCTTGAGAGTAATGTCTTATTAAGTGAAGGTAACACTTTACAGCTATCAAGTGATTTTCAAGTAGGTATCACAAGGTTCTCGTTGTCACTTAGTGTCGGTAGTGATATTGAATATTACCCTTTCGGCAATGACGCAATCTGCTATACATTTTCCCGCAGTGAGTCCGGTTTAACCGTGACGACCAAACGAAATGTTCTTGATCAGAACGGAAGCAGTAAGTACGAGATTCATTTCGCTTATGAGAGTGAACTAAAACTGCCGGCTCGTGAACTTATGGATTTACTCCATGTATCTGATGCCTGTTCCAGTGAAATGCAGTTGTTAGATGGGTTGTATTCTTTCACTAACCTCGTGTTCTGCCCGGAGCCGTTATCACCAAGATTGGCTTGTACTAAAGGCTCGGTTTCAGTGGCGGAAAGTCGCTTTCAGCGAGTAACGTAG
- a CDS encoding LysR family transcriptional regulator: MDRIWRQYLEVASCKNVSHAAKKLCISQPTLTHNMKKLEAELDIVLFNRSSKGITLTESGELLLEQTRIMQRLYDNTLSKLAHVNKRQERELKVGTGHAWWHLFLREAVKDYRQKHPGANITIDVGNHLPQMDLLLSGDIDLFIGHEITGLSRKAEVKFLPLRMTENSVFVRKGHPLTYKESCTLQDLIEFPTLEVKPSEDRYQHLIEDPQEIKLYRSIHQLTEKIIYSSNSLSVSMDLVKDSNALLPFPEVMADYFADFGLVPLPLNETYSKASFGIYLLRESSEDNHICELVALINHYIDGKFGYLKAAN; the protein is encoded by the coding sequence ATGGACAGAATTTGGCGTCAATATTTGGAAGTAGCTTCTTGTAAAAATGTTAGCCACGCGGCAAAAAAACTCTGCATCAGCCAGCCTACACTGACCCACAATATGAAGAAGTTGGAAGCCGAGCTTGATATTGTCCTGTTTAACCGTTCATCAAAAGGTATCACATTGACAGAAAGTGGCGAGTTACTGCTTGAGCAGACTCGAATCATGCAGCGCCTTTATGACAACACTCTGAGTAAACTGGCTCATGTTAACAAACGTCAGGAACGAGAACTGAAAGTTGGTACCGGCCATGCCTGGTGGCATCTTTTCCTTAGAGAGGCCGTAAAAGATTACCGTCAAAAACACCCTGGAGCTAATATTACGATTGATGTGGGAAACCATTTACCACAAATGGACTTGCTACTAAGTGGTGATATCGACTTGTTCATTGGTCACGAAATTACCGGGTTAAGCAGAAAGGCAGAAGTGAAGTTTCTCCCGTTACGTATGACCGAAAACAGCGTGTTTGTTCGCAAAGGGCATCCACTGACCTACAAAGAAAGTTGCACTCTTCAAGATCTCATCGAATTCCCTACACTGGAAGTGAAACCAAGCGAAGACCGATATCAACATCTGATAGAAGATCCTCAAGAGATCAAACTGTACCGCTCCATACATCAACTGACTGAAAAAATAATCTACTCCAGTAATTCACTCAGTGTCAGTATGGACCTAGTCAAAGACAGCAATGCCTTGCTGCCTTTTCCTGAAGTCATGGCGGACTATTTTGCTGATTTTGGCTTAGTCCCATTGCCATTGAACGAAACGTACTCAAAGGCATCCTTCGGTATCTACCTGCTTAGAGAATCCAGTGAGGATAACCATATATGCGAGCTTGTGGCACTGATAAATCATTATATAGATGGAAAATTTGGTTATCTTAAAGCGGCAAACTAA
- the malE gene encoding maltose/maltodextrin ABC transporter substrate-binding protein MalE, translating to MKKMNLSMIALSTFVAISPMNSFAAIQEGQLTIWMSGDKGYKGMAEVGKRFEADTGIPVTVAHPGSLQDIFPQTAALGDGPDIMLFAHDRFGGYAEAGLLVEIKPSKATKEGIVDFAWDAVDYKGKIVGYPIAIESLSLIYNKDLLPNPPKNWEEIEALDKELQKDGKKAIMWNLKEPYFTWPLMAANGGYAFKKTAFGYDVKDAGVANSGSKNAMSLVKSLVSKGVISADMDYSVSEAEFNQGRVAMTINGPWSWTNMDKSGVNYGVTTLLKFNGQDSKPFVGVLAAGISTASPNRDLAIEFLENYLLTKEGLRTVNNDSALGAVALKSFQQELEQDPRIAATMDNAINGEIMPNIPEMNGFWGAVKSAIVNIVDGRQTVDAALEDAKKQMTK from the coding sequence ATGAAGAAGATGAACTTAAGCATGATTGCACTAAGTACTTTTGTAGCAATCAGTCCAATGAACTCTTTTGCAGCGATTCAAGAGGGGCAGTTAACAATCTGGATGAGTGGTGATAAAGGCTATAAGGGAATGGCTGAGGTCGGTAAACGCTTTGAGGCAGATACGGGTATTCCGGTGACAGTTGCTCATCCTGGTTCTTTGCAAGATATATTTCCTCAAACCGCAGCATTAGGAGATGGCCCAGATATCATGCTGTTTGCCCACGATCGGTTTGGTGGATATGCTGAAGCTGGCCTTCTAGTCGAAATAAAGCCTTCAAAAGCCACTAAAGAGGGTATCGTAGATTTTGCGTGGGATGCAGTGGACTACAAAGGTAAGATTGTCGGCTATCCAATCGCAATTGAATCGTTATCTCTTATCTATAACAAGGACCTACTTCCTAATCCTCCAAAGAACTGGGAAGAAATTGAAGCTCTAGATAAAGAACTGCAAAAGGATGGCAAGAAAGCCATTATGTGGAATTTGAAAGAGCCGTATTTCACTTGGCCTTTGATGGCTGCAAATGGTGGTTATGCCTTTAAGAAAACTGCTTTTGGTTATGACGTCAAGGATGCTGGTGTAGCGAATTCGGGGTCAAAAAACGCAATGTCACTGGTGAAAAGTTTGGTAAGCAAAGGAGTCATCTCCGCCGATATGGATTACTCCGTATCAGAAGCTGAATTTAATCAGGGGCGTGTTGCTATGACGATCAACGGTCCTTGGTCTTGGACCAATATGGACAAATCAGGCGTAAACTACGGTGTAACCACGTTGCTGAAGTTCAATGGTCAAGATTCAAAACCTTTTGTAGGTGTTTTGGCTGCCGGTATTAGCACTGCCTCTCCCAATCGAGATCTGGCGATCGAATTTTTGGAGAACTACCTGCTAACCAAAGAAGGTTTGCGAACGGTTAATAACGATTCCGCTTTGGGTGCAGTAGCACTAAAGTCTTTTCAGCAAGAACTTGAACAAGATCCACGTATAGCTGCGACCATGGATAATGCTATCAATGGTGAAATTATGCCCAATATACCAGAAATGAATGGGTTCTGGGGTGCGGTTAAGAGTGCCATTGTTAATATTGTTGATGGCCGTCAAACTGTAGACGCGGCTCTTGAAGATGCCAAAAAACAAATGACAAAATAA
- a CDS encoding outer membrane beta-barrel protein: MKKMTLVTLALLATLPTAMAHAKGQRGALYTNVGATMVTNNSNDELAYFIQAGYNHQLTDFLSADLSYKKVETLNKSVSATSNDFAQTYNSYGLGLRVDQHLGILSVYGKAGASYIESETDDVGCNQFGGESG; encoded by the coding sequence ATGAAAAAGATGACTCTTGTAACGCTGGCATTGCTGGCTACCCTACCGACAGCGATGGCGCACGCCAAAGGACAACGAGGTGCTCTGTATACCAATGTCGGAGCGACCATGGTCACCAACAACTCAAATGATGAGCTCGCCTACTTTATTCAGGCCGGTTATAACCACCAACTGACCGACTTTCTCTCGGCCGATCTGAGCTACAAAAAAGTTGAAACCTTGAACAAAAGTGTCTCGGCGACTTCTAACGATTTCGCGCAAACATACAACTCTTACGGCCTTGGCCTGCGCGTTGACCAACACCTCGGCATTTTGAGCGTGTATGGTAAGGCTGGGGCGAGCTACATTGAGTCCGAAACTGACGACGTGGGATGCAACCAATTCGGTGGAGAAAGTGGATAA
- a CDS encoding response regulator: protein MSFPVLICDDSALARKQMARSLPASLNADITFAVHGLNALEELGKQKFKFMFLDLTMPELDGFETLEAMRSRGDDTPVIVVSGDIQPKAKERVFALGAKAFIQKPIAPDELKATLRELVEPASVPQVITPKTLDLPVLRRRDIYMEVANVSIGRAADALARHFDVFVHLPLPNVNIFELSELHMALRDLAESANVSGVCQGFSGEGIAGEALVLLSDSSVSDLKKLMKVPADSEELEELELLMDVSNILVGSFLNGLGQQAEVRFFQSSPVLLGQHISIDSVIESTAGSFTKTMTFEVSYTIEGTSIRCDLLFMFVDESLPLLDNKLAYLMEDF from the coding sequence ATGTCTTTTCCTGTTCTCATCTGTGATGATTCAGCGCTTGCAAGAAAGCAGATGGCACGCTCCCTGCCTGCTTCACTTAATGCCGACATAACCTTTGCAGTGCATGGACTCAATGCGCTAGAGGAGTTGGGCAAGCAAAAATTTAAATTTATGTTCCTCGATCTCACCATGCCAGAGCTCGATGGATTTGAAACGCTTGAAGCCATGCGCAGCCGAGGTGATGACACCCCGGTGATTGTTGTTTCCGGTGATATCCAGCCCAAAGCGAAAGAAAGGGTGTTTGCCCTTGGGGCGAAAGCGTTTATTCAAAAGCCGATTGCGCCAGACGAGCTTAAAGCGACGCTGAGAGAGTTGGTTGAACCTGCCTCAGTGCCGCAGGTGATCACGCCGAAAACGCTTGACTTGCCGGTATTGCGTCGAAGAGATATCTACATGGAAGTGGCCAACGTTTCGATTGGTCGTGCGGCTGATGCATTAGCGCGACATTTTGATGTGTTTGTCCATTTGCCTCTACCGAATGTGAATATTTTTGAACTCAGTGAACTGCACATGGCGCTAAGAGATTTGGCAGAAAGCGCCAACGTTTCGGGCGTGTGCCAAGGTTTTAGCGGTGAAGGGATTGCGGGTGAAGCGCTGGTTCTGCTGAGTGATTCCAGCGTATCGGATCTGAAAAAACTGATGAAGGTACCCGCTGACAGTGAAGAGCTTGAGGAGTTGGAGCTTCTTATGGATGTCTCCAATATTCTGGTTGGCTCCTTTCTCAACGGCCTTGGCCAGCAGGCGGAAGTGCGTTTCTTTCAAAGTTCTCCCGTGCTGTTAGGGCAACATATTTCGATCGATTCCGTTATCGAAAGTACCGCAGGTTCTTTTACCAAAACCATGACTTTTGAAGTGAGTTACACCATTGAAGGCACAAGCATACGGTGCGATCTGCTGTTTATGTTCGTGGATGAGTCTTTACCGCTTTTAGACAATAAACTCGCTTACCTGATGGAGGACTTTTAA
- a CDS encoding GMP reductase, which yields MRIEQELKLGFKDVLFRPKRSTLKSRSQVNLTREFTFKHSGRQWSGVPVIAANMDSVGSFEMAKALAEHGVMTAVHKHYTVQDWADFVKGANRETLNKVMVSTGTSEADFQKTKDVMALSDELIFICIDIANGYSEHLVEYVQQVRAAFPDKVISAGNVVTGDMCEELILAGADIVKVGIGPGSVCTTRVKTGVGYPQLSAIIECADAAHGLGGRIIGDGGCACAGDVAKAFGGGADFVMLGGMLAGHEESGGELVVKDGETYMKFYGMSSKSAMDKHSGGVAGYRAAEGKTVLLPYRGSVHGTIQDILGGVRSTCTYVGAAELRELTKRTTFIRVLEQENNVFGKEK from the coding sequence ATGCGTATCGAACAAGAACTTAAGTTAGGTTTTAAAGATGTCCTGTTTCGCCCGAAACGTTCTACCCTGAAAAGCCGTTCTCAAGTAAATTTAACCCGCGAGTTTACATTCAAACATAGTGGTCGTCAATGGTCTGGTGTGCCTGTGATTGCCGCCAATATGGACTCGGTGGGTAGCTTCGAAATGGCGAAAGCCTTGGCTGAACATGGTGTAATGACCGCCGTTCACAAACACTATACCGTGCAAGATTGGGCCGATTTCGTCAAAGGGGCGAACCGTGAAACGCTCAACAAAGTAATGGTTTCAACTGGCACATCAGAAGCGGATTTTCAAAAAACCAAAGATGTGATGGCGCTTTCTGACGAGCTAATTTTCATCTGTATCGATATCGCTAACGGCTACTCCGAGCATTTGGTGGAGTACGTTCAGCAAGTGCGTGCCGCATTCCCAGACAAAGTGATCTCAGCAGGTAACGTCGTCACTGGCGATATGTGTGAAGAGCTGATCCTTGCTGGCGCAGACATCGTTAAAGTGGGCATCGGCCCAGGTTCGGTGTGCACCACTCGCGTGAAAACGGGCGTTGGCTACCCACAGCTTTCTGCCATCATTGAGTGTGCGGATGCCGCGCACGGCCTTGGTGGTCGCATCATCGGTGACGGTGGCTGTGCCTGCGCGGGCGATGTCGCCAAAGCTTTCGGCGGCGGCGCAGATTTCGTGATGCTTGGCGGCATGCTGGCAGGCCATGAGGAATCAGGCGGTGAGCTGGTGGTGAAAGATGGCGAAACCTACATGAAGTTCTACGGCATGTCGTCAAAGAGCGCGATGGACAAGCACTCCGGCGGCGTTGCAGGCTACCGCGCAGCGGAAGGAAAAACCGTACTATTGCCATACCGTGGCAGCGTTCACGGCACCATTCAAGACATCCTTGGCGGCGTGCGCTCAACCTGTACCTACGTAGGCGCGGCGGAGCTTCGCGAGCTTACCAAACGCACCACTTTCATCCGAGTTCTTGAGCAAGAGAACAACGTGTTCGGCAAAGAGAAGTAA
- a CDS encoding bifunctional ADP-dependent NAD(P)H-hydrate dehydratase/NAD(P)H-hydrate epimerase, protein MPTQNTQYLYQARQVREGEVVVAKAQGVSLYQLMERAGAVAFALLIGQYPSLCELCVVCGKGNNGGDGYVVARLAQEHGMVVHLVQVGEPERLQGDAREAMLAWQRSGGTIMSEKALPLLLNQCDVVVDALLGTGLSGSVRSELVTLIDMLNHSGKPVLSIDIPSGLCADSGQILGAAVHAAHTITFIGIKQGLMTGQARACRGKLHFAGLEVAEHFARQVKTHIEAMDKNSLADWLPKRSPVAHKGDHGKLLLMGGNRSMAGAIRLAAGAAARSGAGLLVALTHPESALPLQVGCPEVMTAAWMQNSAELEKRIGWADVLVAGPGLGLDEWAKSLWLSIKAFHGPCVLDADGLNWLARHPDHNDLRVITPHPGEAARLLGCSVAEIEADRFAAVQVLQAQYGGVAVLKGAGTLICDGNKTYVCDAGNPGMASGGMGDVLAGVIGALLAQKLPLLSAARLGVLLHSCAADLCVQRHGEIGLLASDLPDEIRRLLNGKA, encoded by the coding sequence ATGCCAACACAAAACACTCAATACCTTTATCAAGCTCGTCAAGTGAGAGAGGGAGAAGTTGTGGTCGCCAAAGCGCAGGGCGTCAGCTTATATCAGTTGATGGAACGCGCGGGAGCGGTGGCCTTTGCCCTGCTTATAGGGCAATACCCATCACTGTGTGAGCTATGCGTGGTGTGCGGCAAAGGCAACAACGGTGGCGACGGCTATGTGGTGGCTCGTTTGGCGCAAGAGCACGGAATGGTGGTGCATTTAGTGCAAGTTGGCGAGCCGGAACGATTGCAAGGAGACGCGCGTGAGGCGATGCTGGCATGGCAGCGCAGCGGCGGAACCATCATGAGTGAAAAAGCGTTACCACTTTTGTTGAATCAATGTGATGTGGTGGTGGATGCGCTGCTTGGTACGGGGTTAAGCGGCTCGGTTCGCAGTGAGCTGGTGACGCTGATCGATATGCTAAATCACAGTGGTAAACCTGTGTTGTCCATTGATATACCGTCAGGCTTGTGTGCCGATAGCGGGCAAATACTTGGCGCAGCGGTGCACGCAGCACACACCATCACATTTATTGGTATCAAACAAGGCCTCATGACCGGACAAGCGAGAGCATGCCGCGGCAAGCTCCATTTTGCTGGACTAGAGGTCGCAGAGCACTTTGCTCGCCAGGTGAAGACGCACATTGAGGCGATGGACAAAAACAGCTTGGCTGATTGGCTACCAAAACGCTCGCCCGTTGCGCACAAAGGCGATCATGGCAAACTGCTTTTGATGGGCGGAAATCGCAGCATGGCGGGGGCAATTCGCCTTGCCGCTGGTGCGGCGGCAAGAAGTGGCGCTGGCTTGTTGGTGGCGTTGACGCACCCTGAGTCCGCTTTGCCACTGCAAGTGGGCTGTCCTGAAGTCATGACCGCCGCTTGGATGCAAAACTCGGCCGAGTTGGAAAAGCGCATTGGTTGGGCTGATGTGTTGGTCGCAGGGCCTGGATTGGGGTTGGATGAGTGGGCGAAGAGTCTTTGGTTGTCGATAAAGGCGTTCCATGGACCATGTGTACTGGATGCAGACGGGCTCAACTGGCTGGCAAGGCACCCGGATCACAACGATCTGCGCGTCATTACCCCCCATCCCGGCGAAGCGGCACGTTTACTTGGTTGCAGTGTAGCGGAAATCGAGGCGGATCGTTTTGCTGCTGTTCAAGTGCTGCAAGCGCAATATGGCGGCGTGGCGGTGTTGAAAGGGGCGGGAACTCTGATTTGTGATGGCAATAAAACCTACGTGTGTGATGCGGGCAATCCCGGCATGGCTAGTGGCGGCATGGGGGATGTGCTAGCTGGAGTGATTGGCGCACTGCTGGCGCAGAAGTTACCACTGTTGTCTGCAGCTAGGCTTGGGGTGTTGCTGCATAGCTGCGCTGCCGATCTTTGCGTGCAGCGCCACGGTGAAATAGGGCTGCTCGCTTCCGATTTGCCGGATGAAATTCGTCGCTTACTGAATGGAAAAGCCTGA
- a CDS encoding PAS domain-containing protein: protein MLNLPAEFEQFHWMVDMVQNVDMGLIVLDTEYNVQVWNGFMTHHSGKQAHDAIGKSIFELFPEIPQEWFRLKTKPVYNLGCRSFITWRQRPYLFRCRNVRPVTQQADFMYQNVTLNPMRTPTGQVKSLFLSIQDATAEAIMAQQQNS, encoded by the coding sequence ATGCTTAATCTTCCTGCAGAGTTTGAACAATTCCACTGGATGGTGGACATGGTACAAAATGTCGATATGGGCTTGATTGTGCTGGATACCGAGTACAATGTGCAGGTATGGAACGGCTTTATGACCCACCACAGTGGCAAGCAAGCGCATGATGCGATTGGCAAATCGATTTTTGAGCTGTTTCCTGAGATCCCACAAGAGTGGTTTAGGCTGAAAACGAAGCCAGTGTATAACTTAGGCTGTCGCAGTTTTATCACTTGGCGTCAGCGCCCTTATCTGTTCCGTTGCCGCAACGTGCGCCCTGTTACCCAGCAGGCCGACTTCATGTATCAGAACGTGACGCTCAATCCAATGCGCACTCCTACGGGGCAAGTAAAATCGCTCTTTCTATCAATTCAGGATGCGACTGCCGAGGCGATCATGGCCCAGCAGCAGAACTCGTAG